In Acidobacteriota bacterium, a single window of DNA contains:
- a CDS encoding GRAM domain-containing protein — translation MNTIRSSLDKLRKLPEFPLEENEKIIEHYTASYDMGNSQFSSWRLGNLYLTNKRVFFAQGRKIIFNIPMSQIKDINIVERRWILGKKIEQLRISWGDTKTKFVYIGIKNPAYWKDLIEAEA, via the coding sequence ATGAATACAATAAGGAGTAGTTTAGATAAGCTGAGAAAATTGCCTGAATTTCCTTTAGAAGAAAATGAAAAAATAATAGAGCATTATACAGCATCGTATGATATGGGAAATTCTCAATTTTCTTCCTGGAGATTGGGTAATCTATACCTTACCAATAAACGAGTTTTTTTTGCTCAAGGTCGAAAAATAATATTCAATATTCCTATGTCTCAAATAAAAGATATAAACATAGTAGAAAGAAGATGGATCCTCGGAAAAAAGATTGAGCAACTTCGTATCTCTTGGGGTGATACCAAAACTAAATTTGTTTATATCGGAATAAAAAACCCTGCTTATTGGAAAGATTTAATAGAAGCAGAGGCTTAA
- a CDS encoding gas vesicle protein produces the protein MEPIRNSRATLVDLLDRILEKGLVINADIIISVAGIPLIGISLRAALAGMETMLKYGVMQAWDEKSRAWETKHRKLQKEAQEVINI, from the coding sequence ATGGAGCCTATTCGGAATTCTCGAGCTACTCTGGTAGATTTATTGGACAGGATTTTAGAGAAGGGATTGGTAATTAATGCAGACATAATAATTTCTGTTGCCGGTATACCTTTGATTGGAATCAGCTTAAGAGCAGCATTAGCAGGGATGGAAACCATGCTTAAATATGGTGTAATGCAGGCCTGGGATGAGAAGAGCAGAGCCTGGGAAACAAAACACAGAAAACTCCAAAAAGAAGCACAGGAAGTTATAAATATTTAA
- a CDS encoding GvpL/GvpF family gas vesicle protein, translating into MERGLYLYCIAEGNDKITLGNIGIDNSEVYTIPCEDLCAIVHKCPSEPYKSEDNEVVKKWVMAHQKVIDIAWERFGTVLPLGFDTIIKGEEGIEPEENMKNWIRDDYKNLKQKFAKVRDRAEYGVQVFWDFMVIVEKIIENNPEIKKLNEEIKSKSKGLAYMYKQKLENLLKGEVEAEAERYFRDFYERIKRYADETKVEKIKKSEEGKQMLMNLSCLLPKDKSKVLGDELEKINNTEGFFVRFTGPWPPYSFV; encoded by the coding sequence ATGGAGAGGGGCTTATATCTTTATTGTATAGCCGAGGGAAATGATAAGATAACCCTTGGCAATATCGGAATAGATAACAGTGAGGTTTATACTATTCCTTGTGAAGATTTATGCGCTATAGTTCATAAATGTCCTTCAGAGCCCTATAAATCAGAAGACAATGAAGTGGTAAAAAAATGGGTAATGGCTCACCAGAAGGTCATTGATATTGCGTGGGAAAGATTTGGCACTGTCTTACCCTTGGGTTTTGACACCATAATTAAAGGCGAAGAAGGAATCGAACCAGAAGAGAATATGAAGAATTGGATAAGGGATGATTATAAAAATCTAAAACAAAAATTTGCTAAGGTTAGAGATAGAGCCGAATATGGAGTTCAAGTTTTCTGGGATTTCATGGTGATTGTAGAGAAAATAATAGAAAATAACCCAGAAATTAAGAAATTAAATGAGGAAATAAAATCCAAATCTAAAGGCTTAGCTTATATGTATAAACAGAAACTTGAGAATCTGTTAAAGGGAGAGGTTGAGGCAGAGGCAGAGAGGTATTTTAGAGACTTCTACGAGCGGATTAAAAGATATGCAGATGAAACCAAAGTGGAAAAGATCAAAAAGTCTGAAGAGGGAAAACAGATGTTAATGAACCTTTCCTGTTTACTTCCTAAGGATAAGAGTAAAGTACTGGGTGATGAATTAGAGAAAATTAACAATACGGAAGGGTTCTTTGTTCGTTTTACCGGCCCATGGCCACCATATAGTTTTGTATAG
- a CDS encoding gas vesicle protein K, which yields MPINIEEGNLKHGILGLVIALVEIIKDALNLQAIKRMEGGRLSEEEMERLGEALMELDVAIEEVKKEQGITESVKSVRDGLDSIVDDVLEKMVNPEGWRKEAEKMEI from the coding sequence GGAAGGCAATCTTAAACACGGCATTTTAGGTTTGGTTATTGCTTTAGTAGAGATAATCAAAGATGCTCTCAATCTTCAGGCAATAAAGCGTATGGAGGGAGGGAGGTTATCCGAGGAAGAGATGGAGAGGCTTGGTGAGGCTCTTATGGAGTTAGATGTGGCAATTGAGGAGGTAAAAAAGGAGCAGGGTATCACTGAATCAGTTAAATCAGTAAGAGATGGATTGGATAGTATTGTGGATGATGTATTAGAAAAAATGGTAAACCCTGAAGGATGGAGAAAAGAAGCAGAGAAGATGGAAATTTAA